The Blastococcus sp. HT6-4 genome window below encodes:
- a CDS encoding dihydroorotase, translating into MTNYLVKGAKPYGGEAADILIKDGRIAAIGDSLPVTGAEVIEADGLIALPGLVDLHTHLREPGREDAETVETGSRAAALGGFTAVHAMANTDPVADTAGVVEQVWRLGQEAGLVDVVPVGAVTVGLAGERLAELGAMADSAARVRVFSDDGHCVADPALMRRALEYVKAFDGVVAQHAEEPRLTVGAQMHEGDRSARLGLTGWPAAAEEAIIARDVLLAEHVGARLHVCHVSTAGSVEILRWAKSRGVRVTAEVTPHHLLLTDACAESYDPVFKVNPPLRTDADVEALRAGLADGTIDAVGTDHAPHAVEDKESEWAQARPGMLGLEQALSVVIETMVEPGRLDWAGVADRMSVRPAAIGRLGEHGRPITAGEPANLVLVDPTARATVDPAALASRSRNSPYAGRELPGRVVATFLRGVPTVLDGKAQK; encoded by the coding sequence ATGACGAACTACCTGGTCAAGGGCGCGAAGCCCTACGGCGGCGAGGCCGCCGACATCCTGATCAAGGACGGCCGGATCGCCGCGATCGGCGACTCGCTGCCCGTGACCGGCGCCGAGGTGATCGAGGCCGACGGCCTCATCGCCCTCCCCGGGCTGGTGGACCTGCACACCCACCTGCGCGAGCCCGGCCGCGAGGACGCCGAGACCGTGGAGACCGGCAGCCGCGCCGCGGCGCTCGGCGGGTTCACCGCGGTGCACGCCATGGCCAACACCGATCCGGTCGCCGACACCGCCGGCGTCGTCGAGCAGGTCTGGCGGCTGGGGCAGGAGGCCGGGTTGGTCGACGTCGTCCCGGTCGGGGCCGTCACCGTCGGGCTCGCGGGTGAGCGGCTGGCCGAGCTCGGGGCGATGGCCGACTCCGCCGCCCGCGTCCGGGTGTTCTCCGACGACGGGCACTGCGTGGCCGACCCCGCGCTCATGCGGCGGGCGCTGGAGTACGTCAAGGCCTTCGACGGCGTCGTCGCCCAGCACGCCGAGGAGCCGCGGCTCACCGTCGGCGCGCAGATGCACGAGGGCGACCGGTCGGCGCGGCTGGGTCTGACCGGCTGGCCGGCCGCCGCGGAGGAGGCGATCATCGCCCGCGACGTGCTGCTCGCCGAGCACGTCGGCGCCCGCCTGCACGTCTGCCACGTCTCGACGGCGGGGTCGGTGGAGATCCTGCGCTGGGCCAAGTCGCGCGGGGTCCGGGTGACCGCCGAGGTGACCCCGCACCACCTGCTGCTCACCGACGCGTGCGCCGAGAGCTACGACCCGGTGTTCAAGGTGAACCCGCCGCTGCGCACCGACGCCGACGTCGAGGCGCTACGGGCCGGGCTGGCCGACGGGACGATCGACGCCGTCGGCACCGACCACGCCCCCCACGCGGTGGAGGACAAGGAGAGCGAGTGGGCGCAGGCCCGGCCCGGCATGCTCGGGCTGGAGCAGGCGCTCTCGGTGGTCATCGAGACCATGGTCGAGCCCGGCCGCCTGGACTGGGCCGGCGTCGCCGACCGCATGTCGGTGCGTCCCGCGGCCATCGGCCGCCTCGGCGAGCACGGCCGGCCGATCACGGCCGGCGAGCCGGCCAACCTGGTGCTCGTCGACCCCACGGCCCGCGCCACGGTGGATCCCGCGGCGCTGGCCAGCCGCAGCCGCAACAGCCCCTATGCCGGCCGGGAGCTCCCCGGCCGGGTGGTCGCGACGTTCCTGCGGGGCGTCCCGACCGTTCTGGACGGAAAGGCACAGAAGTGA
- the carA gene encoding glutamine-hydrolyzing carbamoyl-phosphate synthase small subunit, giving the protein MSEALLVLEDGRTFRGEAYGAVGTTVGEAVFSTGMTGYQETLTDPSYHRQVVVMTAPHIGNTGVNDEDDESRKMWVAGFVVRDPARRPANWRATGTLDDELVAQGVVGISGIDTRALTRHLRERGAMRAGISSEITDPGRLLALVQESETMTGADLAPQVSTGEAYVVPAVGEKRFTIAALDLGIKTATPRHLAALGVETHVLPSTATAEELLAHGPDGVFLSNGPGDPAAADYAVEAVRGVLDARRPLFGICFGNQILGRALGLGTYKLRFGHRGLNQPVLDRVSGTVRVTSHNHGFAVDAPLDRPTDTPYGQVEVSHVGLNDDVVEGLRCLEVPAFSVQFHPESAAGPHDAAPLFQRFVDLMAEARTHEVRAGGPAPVVESSTGEKN; this is encoded by the coding sequence GTGAGTGAGGCACTGCTCGTCCTGGAGGACGGACGGACGTTCCGGGGCGAGGCCTACGGCGCGGTCGGGACGACGGTCGGCGAGGCGGTGTTCTCCACCGGGATGACCGGTTACCAGGAGACGCTGACCGACCCCAGCTACCACCGGCAGGTCGTCGTCATGACGGCCCCGCACATCGGCAACACCGGGGTCAACGACGAGGACGACGAGAGCCGGAAGATGTGGGTCGCCGGCTTCGTCGTCCGCGACCCCGCCCGCCGCCCGGCGAACTGGCGGGCCACCGGGACCCTCGACGACGAGCTCGTCGCGCAGGGGGTCGTCGGCATCAGCGGCATCGACACCCGCGCCCTGACCCGCCACCTGCGCGAGCGGGGGGCCATGCGGGCCGGGATCAGCAGCGAGATCACCGACCCCGGCCGGCTCCTCGCCCTGGTGCAGGAGTCCGAGACCATGACCGGGGCCGACCTGGCGCCGCAGGTGAGCACCGGCGAGGCCTACGTCGTCCCGGCGGTGGGGGAGAAGCGGTTCACCATCGCCGCGCTCGACCTGGGCATCAAGACCGCGACCCCGCGGCACCTGGCCGCCCTCGGCGTGGAGACACACGTGCTGCCGTCGACGGCGACCGCCGAGGAGCTGCTCGCGCACGGTCCCGACGGCGTCTTCCTCTCCAACGGCCCCGGCGACCCGGCCGCGGCCGACTACGCCGTCGAGGCGGTGCGCGGGGTGCTCGACGCCCGGCGGCCGCTGTTCGGCATCTGCTTCGGCAACCAGATCCTGGGGCGGGCCCTGGGCCTGGGCACCTACAAGCTCCGGTTCGGCCACCGCGGGCTGAACCAGCCGGTGCTCGACCGGGTCAGCGGCACCGTGCGGGTGACCAGCCACAACCACGGCTTCGCCGTCGACGCACCGCTGGACCGGCCCACGGACACGCCCTACGGGCAGGTCGAGGTCAGCCACGTCGGCCTCAACGACGACGTCGTCGAGGGGCTGCGCTGCCTGGAGGTGCCCGCGTTCAGCGTGCAGTTCCACCCGGAGTCGGCGGCCGGTCCGCACGACGCCGCGCCACTGTTCCAGCGCTTCGTCGACCTGATGGCCGAGGCCCGCACGCACGAGGTGCGCGCGGGTGGCCCCGCACCGGTCGTCGAGTCGAGCACCGGGGAGAAGAACTGA